In one Spirosoma rigui genomic region, the following are encoded:
- a CDS encoding TonB-dependent receptor, with the protein MKGKIGINTIVRSVLALLAGIGWSSLATAQVTQTLRGRVLDKESKFPLTGVTVQVADVGKGDLTNTFGVFRLAGIPVGRHTVRVSLVGYKDALLNDIILDAGREKILDVELEEDIRQLTGVTVQAQRTGEARNEMAVVSARQFSVDETNRYAGSRGEPARMASNFAGVQGADDSRNDIVIRGNSPQGVLWRVEGVSIPNPNHFAIAGTSGGPVSIINNRYLANSDFFTGAFPAEFGNTVAGVFDLKLRNGNNERHEKMVQFGFLGTEAMVEGPLSKTSKSSYLATYRYANLGLFNKLGIDIGTQAVPTYQDGFVRFNFPQKNGANLSAWAFGGTSTVDILISQQAVKDRNIFGQNDRDQYYTSRMGVAGLTYARPLSKQTFLKTTLAVSGNAQDANQDYLFLRKNGSGNPIVENSRYVIDSLRPILDYKFSEVKYSLSGFVNHKINARATLKAGLITDLYHYRAFDSVRTFTDITAVRFTPWRMRWNTNEVFALVQPYVIYRNHLTDNLTLTAGLNALLFTLNSHSLSPLEPRAGLSWDLPNRQKISVSAGLHSQIQPIYTYFYGNDLRSQTGDNQLINRNMGLTKSWHYVAGYQRLMGQHIRVLLEAYYQRLFQVPVERERSSFSIVNSGAAFSRIFPGPLVNEGTGRNYGVELTIEKFFSNHYYFLITGSLFDARYKGSDGVLRNTDFNGRYAFNALFAREITFRRSSLNLGAKYTTTGGRWYGPVDEPASRLNQEIVYQNADRNTVQFAPYNRFDVKIDYKLNRGSTTGRGLTHTISFDFVNVLSVKNILSLSYAPQPDGTFIRKEYQLAFLPVFLYRVDF; encoded by the coding sequence ATGAAAGGAAAGATTGGCATAAACACCATCGTACGCAGCGTATTGGCGCTTCTGGCCGGCATTGGCTGGTCATCACTGGCTACCGCTCAGGTGACACAAACCCTGCGCGGACGAGTGCTTGACAAGGAATCGAAATTCCCCCTCACCGGCGTCACTGTCCAGGTCGCCGACGTGGGAAAAGGTGATCTGACCAATACCTTCGGGGTCTTTCGGCTGGCTGGCATACCCGTGGGACGACATACGGTGAGGGTGTCGCTGGTTGGCTATAAAGACGCGCTGCTGAATGATATTATCCTGGACGCCGGTCGGGAGAAAATACTCGATGTGGAGCTGGAGGAGGACATTCGGCAGCTGACGGGTGTTACCGTCCAGGCGCAGCGAACGGGGGAGGCCCGTAACGAAATGGCGGTGGTGTCGGCCCGGCAGTTTTCCGTCGATGAAACGAACCGGTATGCCGGCAGCCGGGGCGAACCCGCCCGGATGGCGTCTAACTTTGCCGGGGTGCAGGGAGCCGATGATTCCCGGAACGACATCGTTATTCGCGGAAATTCGCCCCAGGGGGTGTTGTGGCGGGTCGAAGGGGTGAGCATTCCCAACCCCAACCACTTCGCCATTGCCGGTACGTCGGGCGGGCCGGTGAGTATCATTAACAACCGGTACCTGGCGAACTCCGACTTTTTTACGGGGGCTTTCCCCGCCGAGTTCGGCAACACCGTTGCGGGGGTCTTCGACTTGAAACTGCGTAACGGCAACAACGAGCGGCACGAGAAAATGGTTCAGTTTGGCTTCCTCGGTACCGAAGCCATGGTGGAAGGGCCGCTCTCAAAGACGTCGAAATCGTCCTACCTCGCTACGTATCGCTATGCCAACCTCGGCCTGTTCAATAAGTTGGGTATCGACATCGGCACGCAGGCCGTACCAACGTACCAGGACGGTTTCGTCCGGTTCAACTTCCCCCAAAAGAACGGTGCCAACCTGTCGGCCTGGGCTTTTGGCGGAACCAGTACGGTCGATATTCTGATCAGCCAGCAGGCGGTGAAAGACCGGAACATCTTCGGTCAGAACGACCGCGACCAGTACTACACCTCGCGGATGGGCGTTGCCGGCCTGACCTATGCCAGACCCCTCAGCAAACAAACCTTTCTGAAAACGACGCTCGCCGTATCGGGTAACGCCCAGGACGCCAACCAGGATTACCTGTTCCTGCGGAAAAACGGCAGCGGAAACCCGATCGTGGAAAACAGCCGCTACGTTATTGACTCGTTGCGCCCCATCCTGGACTACAAGTTCTCGGAAGTAAAATACTCACTTTCGGGATTCGTCAACCACAAGATCAACGCCCGGGCTACGCTAAAGGCGGGTTTAATTACAGATCTGTACCACTACCGGGCCTTCGATAGCGTGCGCACGTTTACCGACATCACCGCCGTTCGATTCACGCCGTGGCGAATGCGATGGAATACGAACGAAGTGTTTGCGCTGGTGCAGCCTTACGTGATCTATCGCAACCACCTGACCGATAACCTGACGCTTACGGCGGGCCTGAATGCGCTGCTGTTCACGCTGAACAGCCACAGCCTGTCGCCCCTGGAGCCGCGCGCCGGTTTAAGTTGGGACTTGCCCAACCGCCAGAAAATAAGCGTATCGGCAGGGCTGCACAGCCAGATCCAGCCCATCTATACCTATTTCTACGGCAACGATCTGCGGAGCCAGACTGGCGACAATCAACTGATCAATCGCAATATGGGCCTCACAAAAAGCTGGCACTACGTAGCGGGCTACCAGCGGCTGATGGGGCAGCATATCCGGGTACTGCTGGAGGCATATTACCAGCGGCTGTTTCAGGTTCCGGTCGAGCGGGAGCGGTCGTCGTTTTCGATCGTGAATTCAGGCGCGGCTTTTTCGCGCATCTTTCCCGGCCCGCTCGTCAACGAAGGAACCGGTCGGAATTATGGCGTGGAACTGACCATCGAGAAATTTTTCAGCAACCATTATTATTTCCTCATTACCGGTTCGCTGTTCGATGCCCGCTATAAGGGATCGGACGGGGTACTGCGGAACACCGATTTCAACGGGCGGTATGCGTTCAACGCCTTGTTTGCGCGGGAAATCACTTTCCGCCGGTCGTCGCTCAATCTGGGCGCTAAGTACACTACGACGGGTGGCCGCTGGTACGGCCCCGTCGACGAGCCGGCGTCCCGCCTGAATCAGGAAATCGTTTACCAGAATGCCGACCGAAACACCGTTCAGTTTGCGCCCTACAATCGCTTCGACGTTAAAATCGATTATAAACTAAACCGGGGCTCGACCACCGGGCGGGGGCTGACACACACCATCTCGTTCGATTTTGTCAACGTACTGAGCGTGAAAAATATCCTCTCCCTGAGTTACGCTCCGCAACCTGACGGTACATTCATTCGCAAGGAATACCAACTGGCCTTCCTGCCGGTTTTTCTGTACCGAGTCGATTTTTAA